A window of Christiangramia forsetii KT0803 contains these coding sequences:
- a CDS encoding anti-sigma factor translates to MDIKEYISSGILELYVYGALTDAESREVSMALKEHPEIRKEVEEIEVALQKLSASVAPSYNAEALLASIKQKLSDKSDDTVINIERKKETDWVSYFGWAATVVLLIGLFFVFEDKNNLREELNSEKARSAAMEQQIADSRDDAEKTEELLAVLRDKEVSKVPLQGQNVDPGAYAAVYWNKKENKAYIDAKDLPEPPRGKVYQVWSLKLEPLTPTSIGLLEEFTMDDNKIFALENANESEAFGITLEPAGGSESPTMDQLYVLGAVAAP, encoded by the coding sequence ATGGATATAAAAGAATACATATCGTCGGGAATACTTGAACTTTACGTTTACGGTGCTCTTACAGATGCTGAAAGCCGTGAGGTAAGTATGGCTTTAAAAGAACATCCTGAAATTCGTAAAGAAGTTGAAGAGATTGAAGTAGCATTACAAAAATTATCTGCTTCAGTAGCTCCTTCTTATAATGCCGAAGCTTTACTGGCAAGTATTAAACAGAAATTATCAGACAAATCTGATGATACGGTTATCAATATTGAGCGAAAGAAAGAAACAGATTGGGTATCTTATTTCGGTTGGGCGGCAACTGTAGTGTTACTAATCGGGCTATTCTTTGTCTTTGAAGATAAGAATAACTTAAGAGAGGAATTGAATTCTGAAAAAGCTCGATCTGCAGCAATGGAACAGCAAATAGCAGATTCCAGGGACGATGCCGAAAAGACCGAAGAACTTTTGGCCGTGCTTAGGGATAAAGAAGTATCCAAAGTGCCATTACAGGGTCAAAATGTTGATCCAGGAGCATACGCTGCGGTTTACTGGAACAAGAAAGAGAATAAAGCATATATAGATGCAAAAGATCTTCCTGAACCACCACGTGGAAAAGTTTACCAGGTTTGGTCATTAAAACTGGAGCCTTTAACACCAACAAGTATTGGTCTATTAGAGGAATTTACAATGGATGACAATAAGATTTTTGCTCTTGAAAATGCTAATGAATCTGAAGCCTTTGGAATAACACTTGAACCTGCAGGTGGTAGTGAATCACCAACCATGGATCAATTATATGTATTGGGAGCTGTTGCTGCACCATAA
- a CDS encoding RNA polymerase sigma factor, which yields MQQDGLILELQNGNQRAFERIYELYSESTYGIIYSIVHDEKIAEEILQDVFLKIWNNSSSYNSDKGRFFTWILNIARNASIDQLRSKRHKNNQKNLTADNFVDILESKSNFSAKADAIGVQKYIDVLKPVCKKLIDLLFFKGFTQKETAEELEMPLGTVKTKNRACINKLREMLVE from the coding sequence ATGCAGCAAGACGGTTTAATTCTCGAATTACAGAACGGTAATCAGAGAGCCTTTGAACGAATCTATGAACTATATTCTGAAAGTACCTACGGAATAATCTATAGTATTGTTCACGATGAGAAAATAGCTGAAGAAATACTTCAGGATGTTTTCTTAAAAATATGGAATAATTCATCTAGTTACAATTCAGATAAGGGAAGATTCTTTACATGGATACTTAACATTGCCAGGAATGCCTCTATAGATCAATTGCGTTCTAAGAGACACAAAAACAACCAGAAAAACCTTACCGCAGATAATTTCGTAGATATTTTAGAAAGCAAGTCTAATTTCTCAGCTAAAGCTGATGCTATCGGGGTTCAAAAATATATCGATGTTTTAAAGCCTGTTTGTAAAAAACTAATAGACTTGTTATTCTTTAAAGGTTTTACCCAAAAGGAAACAGCAGAAGAGCTTGAAATGCCTTTGGGAACTGTAAAAACGAAGAACAGAGCCTGTATTAACAAACTTCGTGAAATGTTAGTAGAATAG
- a CDS encoding superoxide dismutase family protein produces the protein MKRISLSLILCAGLIFTSCKNEKKEKEMDDQSETEMKSDMETKKEEEVKKVKVSLQAVSDSKLSGNVVFTQEDGEVSMTAIISGLAEGTHAIHIHEKGDCSAADGKSAGGHWNPTDAQHGEWGDSEGFHKGDIGNFEVDANGNGTVNMSTEEWCIGCGDSKKDILGKAVIVHDGVDDYTSQPSGAAGTRVGCGVIKK, from the coding sequence ATGAAACGTATTAGTTTGTCTCTTATTCTTTGTGCTGGATTAATTTTTACAAGCTGTAAGAATGAGAAAAAAGAAAAGGAAATGGATGACCAGTCAGAAACTGAAATGAAATCTGATATGGAAACCAAAAAAGAGGAAGAAGTAAAGAAAGTAAAAGTTTCTCTTCAGGCTGTTAGTGACTCCAAGCTTAGTGGTAATGTTGTATTTACCCAGGAAGATGGTGAAGTCTCTATGACTGCAATTATTTCAGGACTTGCTGAGGGTACACATGCCATTCATATTCATGAAAAAGGAGATTGTTCTGCTGCAGATGGAAAATCTGCCGGAGGTCACTGGAATCCTACAGATGCTCAGCATGGAGAATGGGGTGATTCTGAAGGTTTCCATAAAGGTGATATAGGTAATTTTGAGGTTGATGCTAATGGAAATGGAACCGTTAATATGAGCACTGAAGAGTGGTGTATTGGTTGCGGAGACTCTAAAAAAGATATTTTAGGGAAGGCCGTGATCGTTCATGATGGCGTAGATGATTACACATCTCAACCATCTGGTGCTGCCGGAACCCGTGTAGGTTGTGGTGTGATCAAGAAATAA